A genome region from Buchnera aphidicola (Chaetogeoica yunlongensis) includes the following:
- the lysA gene encoding diaminopimelate decarboxylase — protein sequence MISKYGTPLWMYNFNVILKKIKELQKFDTIRFAQKSCSNIHILSLLKKYNVKIDAVSFGEIRRGLCAGYVSTINQDIIFTADIIDDQTLNEVIKHDISVNVGSIDMLKQIGIKSPGHKIWLRINPKFGHGHSKKTNTGGENSKHGIWDVSSALPYIKKYSLKLCGLHMHIGSGVDYIYLEKACKTMVNYVLKFNLNIRSISAGGGLMIPYRCNDASIDIKKYFKIWDNSRKLISNYLNRSIKLEIEPGRFLVAESGILVSTVYAIKKTSTKTFILIDAGFNDLMRPVMYGSYHYISVIPKDGRFLDENDTTDVVVGGPLCESGDVFTQNEYGDIETRKLPNVKLGDYLIFHDVGAYGASMSSIYNSRPLIPEILFKNNKFRVIRRRQTIEELLELEINSC from the coding sequence ATGATTTCTAAATACGGCACACCTTTATGGATGTATAATTTTAATGTGATTTTAAAAAAAATTAAGGAATTACAGAAATTTGATACAATTCGTTTTGCACAAAAATCTTGTTCAAATATTCATATTTTAAGTTTATTAAAAAAATACAATGTTAAAATTGACGCTGTTTCGTTTGGTGAAATAAGAAGAGGATTATGTGCAGGATATGTTTCTACAATCAATCAGGACATTATTTTTACAGCTGATATAATTGATGATCAAACATTAAATGAGGTTATTAAACATGACATTTCTGTGAATGTTGGATCTATAGATATGTTAAAACAAATTGGAATAAAATCTCCTGGTCATAAAATTTGGTTAAGAATTAATCCTAAATTTGGTCATGGACATAGTAAAAAAACTAATACAGGTGGAGAAAATAGCAAGCATGGAATTTGGGATGTCAGTTCTGCATTGCCGTATATTAAGAAATATTCTCTTAAGTTATGTGGCTTGCACATGCATATTGGTTCTGGAGTAGATTATATTTATTTAGAAAAAGCATGTAAAACGATGGTAAATTATGTTTTAAAATTTAATTTAAACATACGTTCTATTTCTGCTGGAGGTGGTTTAATGATTCCTTATCGCTGTAATGATGCATCGATAGACATTAAAAAATATTTTAAGATTTGGGATAATTCTCGTAAATTGATTTCTAATTACTTAAATAGATCAATTAAATTAGAAATTGAACCAGGAAGATTTTTGGTAGCAGAATCAGGAATATTAGTATCTACAGTATATGCAATAAAAAAAACTAGCACTAAGACTTTTATTTTAATTGATGCTGGTTTTAATGATTTAATGAGACCAGTGATGTATGGAAGTTATCACTATATATCTGTCATTCCAAAAGATGGTAGATTTCTTGATGAAAATGATACTACGGATGTAGTAGTTGGCGGTCCTTTGTGTGAATCTGGTGATGTTTTTACTCAAAATGAATATGGTGATATAGAAACTAGGAAATTACCTAATGTTAAATTGGGAGATTATTTAATATTTCATGATGTTGGTGCATATGGGGCATCTATGTCTTCAATTTATAATAGTCGCCCGTTAATTCCTGAAATATTATTTAAAAATAATAAATTTCGTGTAATTAGAAGACGTCAAACAATAGAAGAATTATTAGAACTAGAAATAAATTCTTGTTAA
- the lysS gene encoding lysine--tRNA ligase: MLVNEELERIKKLNYVKRLGYDFPNNFKPKDDFLSLLLKYKGCTREELNELNVLVSVAGRILNKRIMGKSSFFVLKDSEGEIQLYVNKSSSFSELYSNDVKKLDLGDILGVEGILFKTRTGELSIHCIKIELLTKALKPLPSKFHGLLDKETRYRKRYLDLISNRKLYSIFRIRSLVFIYIREFMLNKNFLEVETPILQNIPGGASARPFVTHHNSLEMNLYLRISPELYLKRLVIGGFNRIFEISKSFRNEGISTRHNPEFTMMEVYMAYSDHNDMMTFTEELLRMLIKKIIGKYKIKYDCDMINFENKFVRYSLKEAILKYNSNIKLLDLNDKSRVQKIANQLGINADKELSISKLIIEIFNKTVEKKLIQPTFILDYPIEVSPLSRRNDFDKDIADRFELFIAGYEISNGFSELNDSDDQRNRFLMQFCEKNTNNVNNVDNIFYDKDYITALEHGLPPTSGLGIGIDRLIMLLTNQKSIRDVIFFPTLKPSV, from the coding sequence ATGTTAGTTAATGAAGAACTAGAAAGAATAAAAAAATTAAATTATGTAAAAAGATTAGGATATGATTTCCCGAATAATTTTAAACCTAAGGATGATTTTTTAAGTTTATTGTTAAAATATAAAGGTTGTACTCGTGAAGAATTGAATGAGTTAAATGTTTTAGTGAGTGTAGCGGGTAGAATTTTAAATAAACGTATTATGGGTAAAAGTTCTTTTTTTGTATTAAAAGATAGTGAAGGCGAAATTCAATTATATGTAAATAAAAGTAGTAGTTTTTCGGAATTGTATAGCAACGATGTAAAAAAATTGGATTTGGGTGATATTTTAGGTGTAGAAGGTATTTTATTTAAAACACGGACTGGTGAGTTATCTATTCATTGTATTAAGATAGAATTATTGACAAAAGCATTAAAACCTTTACCAAGTAAATTTCATGGATTATTAGATAAAGAAACTCGTTATAGAAAAAGATATTTAGATTTGATAAGTAATAGAAAATTATATTCTATTTTTAGAATAAGATCTTTAGTTTTTATTTATATTAGAGAATTTATGCTTAATAAAAATTTTTTAGAAGTAGAAACACCTATATTACAAAATATTCCTGGTGGCGCTTCCGCTCGTCCATTTGTTACTCATCATAATTCTTTAGAAATGAATTTATATTTAAGAATTTCTCCTGAACTATATTTAAAAAGATTAGTTATTGGAGGATTTAATCGAATTTTTGAAATTAGTAAAAGTTTTCGTAATGAAGGAATATCTACTCGTCATAATCCTGAATTTACTATGATGGAAGTATATATGGCATATTCAGATCATAATGATATGATGACATTCACTGAAGAATTATTAAGGATGTTAATAAAAAAAATTATTGGTAAATATAAAATAAAATATGATTGTGATATGATTAATTTTGAAAATAAATTTGTTAGATATTCTCTTAAAGAAGCAATATTAAAATATAATTCCAATATTAAGTTATTAGATCTAAATGATAAATCAAGAGTACAAAAAATTGCTAATCAATTAGGAATTAATGCTGACAAGGAATTAAGTATTTCAAAACTAATTATAGAAATTTTTAATAAAACGGTTGAAAAAAAATTAATTCAACCTACTTTTATTTTAGATTATCCAATAGAAGTATCTCCATTATCTCGTAGAAACGATTTTGATAAAGATATTGCTGATCGATTTGAATTATTTATTGCTGGTTATGAAATTTCCAATGGATTTTCAGAATTAAATGATTCTGACGATCAACGTAATAGGTTTTTAATGCAATTTTGTGAAAAGAATACGAATAATGTTAATAATGTAGATAATATATTTTATGATAAAGATTATATAACTGCATTAGAACATGGTTTACCGCCTACATCTGGATTAGGAATAGGAATTGATAGATTAATTATGTTATTAACTAATCAAAAAAGCATCCGTGATGTAATTTTTTTTCCTACTCTTAAACCTTCGGTGTAA
- the prfB gene encoding peptide chain release factor 2 (programmed frameshift) has translation MLEKNVIIDDCIKTMLSRLISLRGVFDYRNKKDRLLEINLKLELPKTWKNLNLIKFLNQERSRLFLIVGKIDKIDHDLKELCDILKLETWNSDKDILGSFSYELNNLEKQIHELEINSMFLNKNDYLNCYLDIQSGSGGIEAQDWASMLLRMYIRWADSKGFKTNIINKSYGEIAGIKSVTVQILGDYAFGWFRTETGIHRLVRKSPFNTHNMRHTSFSSVYVYPVVDDSIDVNINISDLKIDVYRASGSGGQHVNKTESAVRIKHLPTGIVVQCQNDRSQHKNKDQAIKQLKSKLYERILNEKKNKQKFLNKTKLDIGWGNQIRSYVLDDSRIKDLRTGIENKNIQSVLNGDLDLFIESSLKNGL, from the exons ATGTTAGAAAAAAATGTAATAATTGACGATTGTATAAAAACTATGCTTAGTAGATTAATTAGTTTA AGAGGTGTCTTTGATTATAGAAATAAAAAAGATAGATTATTAGAAATTAATTTAAAATTAGAACTTCCTAAAACTTGGAAAAATTTAAATTTAATTAAATTTCTCAATCAAGAAAGGAGTCGATTATTTTTAATAGTTGGTAAAATTGATAAAATAGATCATGACTTGAAAGAGTTATGTGATATTTTAAAGTTAGAAACATGGAATAGTGATAAAGATATATTAGGTAGTTTTTCATATGAGTTGAATAATTTAGAAAAACAAATTCATGAATTAGAAATAAATAGTATGTTTTTAAATAAAAATGATTATTTAAATTGTTATCTAGATATTCAATCTGGATCTGGTGGTATTGAAGCACAAGATTGGGCAAGTATGTTACTGCGTATGTATATACGATGGGCTGATTCAAAAGGTTTTAAAACTAATATTATTAATAAGTCATACGGTGAAATTGCTGGAATAAAATCTGTTACTGTTCAGATTTTAGGAGACTATGCTTTTGGCTGGTTTCGAACAGAAACTGGTATACATCGATTAGTGAGAAAAAGTCCTTTTAATACACATAATATGAGACATACATCTTTTTCTTCTGTATATGTTTATCCTGTTGTTGATGATTCTATTGATGTTAATATAAATATAAGTGATTTAAAAATTGATGTTTATCGTGCTTCAGGATCTGGAGGACAACACGTGAATAAAACTGAATCAGCGGTTAGAATAAAACATCTCCCTACAGGTATCGTAGTTCAATGTCAAAATGACCGGTCTCAACATAAAAATAAAGATCAAGCAATTAAACAGTTAAAATCAAAATTATATGAAAGAATACTTAATGAAAAAAAGAATAAACAAAAATTTTTAAATAAGACTAAACTAGATATAGGATGGGGAAATCAAATACGTTCATATGTATTAGATGATTCACGGATTAAAGATTTGAGGACAGGTATAGAAAATAAAAATATTCAATCGGTTTTAAATGGGGATTTAGATCTATTTATTGAATCTAGTTTAAAAAATGGATTATAA
- the ygfZ gene encoding tRNA-modifying protein YgfZ yields MKKNIYDLINSKKITLTFLKDWTFITITGKDCLRYLQNQFTYNLYLLKQNQHVICAHCSINGKVLSVFHLFMYDQGYAYIQKKSISKLQVNELKKYSIFSNINICQNRDTLLIGLIGACVNEKLSKILKNLPDKKSFNHQEKNITVLKFHKPYDRFLIIIKKNNSILKKILKLTNEIYHNNIWLALNIMSGFPNINHITYKKFFPQSLNLEKLNALDLKKGCFYGQEMIAKVHFKKLNKYQLYWLIGNAYPKPKIGDNLILKYNKNNYNCGSILSTVNISNSKLWIQAILKKNTNYKNNFVRIKNNINSFFYIKNSTYNIQS; encoded by the coding sequence ATGAAAAAAAATATATACGATTTAATTAATTCTAAAAAAATAACATTAACATTTTTAAAAGATTGGACCTTCATAACAATCACTGGAAAAGATTGCTTACGTTACTTACAAAATCAATTTACATATAATCTGTACTTACTAAAACAAAATCAGCATGTAATATGTGCTCACTGCTCAATAAATGGCAAAGTACTTAGTGTTTTTCATCTATTTATGTATGATCAAGGGTACGCATATATACAAAAAAAAAGTATTTCTAAACTACAAGTTAATGAACTAAAGAAATATTCTATTTTTTCTAATATAAATATATGCCAAAACCGTGACACATTATTAATAGGATTAATTGGAGCCTGTGTTAATGAAAAATTATCTAAAATTTTAAAAAACTTGCCTGATAAAAAAAGTTTTAATCATCAAGAAAAAAATATTACTGTGCTTAAATTTCACAAACCCTACGATAGATTTTTAATAATTATTAAAAAAAATAATTCCATTTTAAAAAAAATATTAAAATTAACAAATGAAATATATCATAACAATATTTGGCTAGCATTAAACATAATGTCTGGATTTCCTAATATTAATCATATAACTTACAAAAAATTTTTTCCACAATCACTTAATCTAGAAAAATTAAATGCACTTGACCTAAAAAAAGGATGTTTCTATGGACAAGAAATGATAGCCAAAGTACATTTTAAAAAACTTAACAAATATCAATTATACTGGTTAATTGGAAATGCATATCCAAAACCAAAAATAGGAGATAATCTTATATTAAAATATAACAAAAACAATTATAATTGTGGTTCAATTTTATCCACAGTTAATATTTCTAATTCTAAATTATGGATACAAGCAATACTAAAAAAAAACACAAATTATAAAAATAATTTTGTCAGAATAAAAAATAATATAAATAGCTTCTTTTATATAAAAAATAGCACATATAACATACAATCATAG
- the miaB gene encoding tRNA (N6-isopentenyl adenosine(37)-C2)-methylthiotransferase MiaB: protein MKNNKIYIKTWGCQMNEYDSSMITQLLEQKHGYTTTKYSNLADILILNTCSIRHNAQEKVFHQIGRWKKLKQKNPNLIIAVGGCVATQEGKNIYKRANYVDIVFGTQTLHHLPKMIEKIKKSQKHITDISFPLTEKFNFIQYPKNPKVTSFVSIMEGCNKFCSFCIVPYTRGHEISRPVDDILLEISNLSNKGVKEIHLLGQNVNSYKGKTFNGNICKFSELLKLVASIKGIYRIRFTTSNPFEFTDDIINVYSKIPEIVSFLHLPIQSGSNKILKLMKRTHTTNEYKEIIKKITKARPNIQISSDFIVGFPGETSSDFEKTLKIIQEINFDMSYSFIYSPRPGTPATELEDNTTLQEKKERLYILQKLINKNTINWNNKMLDSVQSVLVEGSSKKNSQELFGRTENNRIVNFKGNKKMIGQFINLTITKINPNSLRGEYIKNNN from the coding sequence ATGAAGAACAATAAGATATATATAAAAACATGGGGTTGTCAAATGAACGAATACGATTCATCCATGATAACTCAATTATTAGAACAAAAACATGGATATACAACTACAAAATATTCTAACTTAGCTGACATATTAATATTAAACACTTGTTCTATAAGACATAACGCACAAGAAAAAGTATTTCACCAAATAGGAAGATGGAAAAAATTAAAACAAAAAAATCCAAATTTAATAATTGCTGTAGGAGGTTGTGTAGCAACCCAAGAAGGTAAAAATATATATAAACGTGCTAATTATGTAGACATAGTTTTTGGCACACAAACTTTACATCATTTACCTAAAATGATAGAAAAAATAAAAAAATCTCAAAAACATATTACTGATATTTCTTTTCCATTAACAGAAAAATTCAACTTTATACAATACCCTAAAAACCCTAAAGTCACATCTTTTGTATCAATTATGGAAGGATGTAATAAATTTTGTTCTTTTTGTATAGTCCCATATACTAGAGGACATGAAATTAGTCGACCTGTAGATGATATTTTATTAGAAATATCTAATTTATCAAATAAAGGAGTAAAAGAAATTCATTTACTCGGACAAAATGTAAACTCATACAAAGGAAAAACTTTTAATGGAAATATTTGTAAATTTTCAGAACTGTTAAAATTAGTTGCATCTATTAAAGGAATTTATAGAATAAGATTTACAACTAGTAATCCATTTGAATTTACAGATGATATTATTAATGTATACTCTAAAATTCCTGAAATAGTTAGTTTTCTTCATTTACCTATTCAAAGTGGCTCTAATAAAATACTCAAGTTAATGAAAAGAACACATACTACAAATGAATACAAAGAAATTATAAAAAAAATTACTAAAGCACGTCCTAATATTCAAATTAGTTCAGACTTCATTGTTGGTTTTCCAGGAGAAACATCATCAGATTTCGAAAAAACCTTAAAAATAATTCAAGAAATTAATTTTGATATGAGTTATAGTTTTATTTACTCTCCGAGACCAGGAACACCTGCTACAGAACTAGAAGATAACACTACACTACAAGAAAAAAAAGAAAGATTATATATACTCCAAAAACTAATCAATAAAAATACAATAAATTGGAACAATAAAATGCTAGACAGTGTTCAATCAGTATTAGTAGAAGGATCATCTAAAAAAAATTCACAAGAATTATTTGGACGAACAGAAAATAACAGAATAGTAAATTTCAAAGGGAACAAAAAAATGATTGGTCAATTTATAAATTTAACAATAACAAAAATAAATCCTAATTCTTTAAGAGGTGAGTACATAAAAAATAATAATTAA